A segment of the Streptomyces sp. NBC_00193 genome:
GGCCCGGCGGCGAGGGCGAGCAGGTCGCCGTGGCGGGCCGGCGGGTGGAGGACCGAGCCGGGGTACGCGGTGCGGACCTCGTCGGCGCCGAGGGAGGCTCCGGCGAACACGTGGGTGGTCATCGGCGCTCCCCGGTCAGGCGTACGGGGCCGGGGCCGGCGGCGGGGCCGGTGAGGCCAGCGGCGACGACCTTGACGACGCGGACGTCGGTTTCGGTGCTGAGGTCCACGGCCACGGGCCGGTGGCCGGTCACCGCGGTGACCAGGCCGGCGAGCCAGCGCATCTCATCGGTATCTTCGGCGTATTCGGCGAACTCGGCGGTGCGGGCGGCGGCTTCCCGCCAGTCGAGGAGCCGCCCCGCGGGCGCCCCGGCGGTGCGGGCGGCGCGCGGCGGCGTCGCGCGGGCCCGGGCGGCCGTGGCCGGGCCGTCGCCCACCAGGGCGCGCAGCCGGTCGCGGGCGGCGCCGGTCAGCGCGCGGCCCAGGGCGATGCCGGGGTCGCTGTGCACGCCGACGGCGGTGACGGGCACGGGGAAGGACTTCGACCACAGGCCCACCGAGAAGCAGGGCAGCGCCCAGCGGTTGGCGCGGCGGGTGAGGGTGACCCGGACTCCGGCGGCGGCGAGGCGGGCGAGCACCTCGGCGCAGAGCGGGTCGTCCACGCCGGCCGGGTCGACGGGGCCGGTGGTGTCGGGGCCGGTGGTGTCGGGGCCGGCCGGGCCGAAGGAGGCCGGGACCGGGGAGGCGGCCGGGGCGGCGGCGCAGTCCTGCTCGATCACCTTGTAGAGCGCGTGGACCACGGTCTCCTCGTAGCTGTTGCCGCCGGCCAGTCCGCCGGCCGTGGTGCGCAGCAGCGGGGGCCGCCACTCGGTGCCGGTCTCCTCGCCCGCGGTGACACAGGCGCGGGGCGCGGCCACGGGGGCGCCGGTGACCAGGTCGGCGGCGATGACCCAGTCCAGCGGGGTGTGTTCGCTCAGCAGGCTGCCGGGCGGCAGGGGCAGGGCCCGTACGTCGTAGGGCAGGGCGAGTTCGCGCGCGGGCGTGCGCAGCACTTCGGCGGGCGGGCAGGCGTACTCGGCGTGCCAGAGCTCCACGGACTCCATGACGGCGGAGATCCGGGCGAGCAGGGGGGTGGCTCCGCGGCCGTAGGCGAGCGGTCGGGTCCGGGCGGCCGGCCGGACCGCGGCGACGACCGGGACGCCGAGGGTGTCGAGGCCGGTGACGTCGGCGACCCGGGTGATCCCGAAGGAGTCGCGGAGCTCGTCGAGGCGGGCCCAGGTCTCCTCGGGGTGGCGGACCCGGTGTGTCCCGGCGAAGTGCACCTTCTTCACGCGTGGTCCTCCCCTGCCCCGTCCCGGAGGCCGTCGGTCGCCGTGTTCCCGGCTCTCGTCCACCAGCGTGCGCGAGCGACGGCCAGACGACCGGCAAGGGAACGGCAGAGGTTCGGCACGGCTGGTGAAAACCCCTTCCGGGGGCCCGTACGGAACCCGGTTCCATCGCCGCTCTAGCGGCGTGTGCCGACAATGCACCGGTTATGCCGTGCACGGAGCAGGAGGGGAGCCGCCGATGTCCCAGCGAGAGCGCGGCCGGCAGGTGACGGTCGTCGAGCGGATGACCACGACCGGGGATCCCTCCTCGTTCGAACGGGCACTCGTCGGCTACGCGCGCCACCGGGAGTCCGCCAAGGGGTTCGAGGCGCTCGTGACGGCTGCCTGCCCCGACCGGCCCGGCAGCTACGTCCACCTCGACCAGTGGAGCACCCTGGACCGGCTGCTCCAGGCCTCGCACGAGGCCGGTCACGAGGACGGGCCGTCGCCGCTGCGGCATCCCGGGCTCGGTCCGGGAACCACCTCCACCAGCGAACTGATGGTCACCGTCGGGCGGATGACGGTCGGGGGCGAGCTCTCGGACGCCGCCCACGTCGTGCTGGTCCGGGCCGTGCTCGACGGCCCGCCGAAGCAGTTCGAGCTCGACTTCGGCGCCCTGGTCGCCCAGTGCGTGTCGGACAGCGGTTTCGGCGGCAGCGATCTGCTCCGCTCGGCCGCCGACCCCCGGGTCTACCTGGGCGTGCTGTGGTGGCTGGACGCCGGGGCCTGTGCCCGGGTGCGCGCAGGCGACGGCTACCGCAGCCGGCTGGCGGGACTGTCCGCCGCCGCGGAGGTCAGCGAGGAACCGACCCGGGTCCTGCGCGCGGCCTAGGTGTATTGATCACGAGCGTTGTTAACAGGGCCGGGTCTTGATCATGGTGAAGACCTCCGGTGTGGTGGAGGTGTCTAGGCTCCACACCACACACGGAGGTCTTCGTGTCACACCGTAATGCCCGCCTGACCGTTCACGGCAGGCGGATCCTGGTCGAACGTGTCCTGGCCGGGCGGCCGGTGGCGCATGTCGCTGCCGAGATGGGCATATCAAGGCCCACGGCCCACAAGTGGGTCCGCCGCTGGCGGACTGAAGGCCATGCGGGACTCCACGACCGTTCCAGCCGCCCGCGCACGACCCCGCACCGCACTCGCCCCGCGGTCGAAGCCCGAGTCTGTGAACTGCGCAGGAGCCGAAAGCTCGGGCCGGCCCGGATCGGCCCGATCCTGGGCCTGCCCGCCTCGACCGTGCACCGGATTTTGACCCGTCACGGCTTGGGCCGCCTGGCCTGGCTGGACCGGCCCACCGGAGAGCCGATCCGCCGCTACGAACGCGCTCGACCGGGCGAACTCGTCCACGTCGACATCAAGAAACTCGGCAACATCCCCGACGGCGGCGGATGGCGCGTGGTGGGCCGAGCCGCAGGCGACCGTAACCGCCAGGCCACTACCGACCAGCGCAGAAGCAGCACGCCGGTGATCGGCTACTCCTACATCCACTCCGCCGTCGACGATCACTCCCGCCTCGCCTACAGCGAAGTCCTGGCCAACGAGCGCAAGGAGACCGCCACCGGGTTCTGGCAGCGGGCCAACGCCTTCTTCGCCGCCCACGGCATCACCGTCGAGCGCGTCCTGACCGACAACGGCGCCTGCTACAAATCCAAGCTCTTCACCCGTACGCTCACCGCGGCCGGTATCGCCCACAAAAGAACCCGGCCCTACCGGCCGCAGACCAACGGCAAGGTCGAACGCTTCAACCGGACGCTCGCCGAGGAGTGGGCCTACCAACGGCCCTACGCCTCGAACCATGAGCGGACCGAAGCCCTGACAGACTTCCTGCACACCTACAACCACCACCGCTGCCACACCGCACTGGGCGGACACCCGCCCATCAGCCGTGTGAACAACGCTGCGGGTCAATACACCTAGGGCGTGTCCTTCGGATCAGGCCGGGCCGCCCCAGCCGCGGTTACGGGATCCAGCCCGCCTCCTCCGCGATGCGGATGGCGTCGATCCGGTTGCGTGCGTTGAGCTTGTCCACGATGGCCGTCAGGTAGTTCCGTACCGTGCCCTCGCTCAGGAAGAGCTGCTCGGCGATCTCACCGGCGTCGGCGCCCCGGGCGGCCAGCCGGAGCACCTGGGTCTCGCGCGGGGATATCGGATTGTCCAGGGCCTCCCAGGCGCTGAGGGCGAGATCGGGGTCGATCACCCGCTGCCCGTTGGCCACGGCCCGTACGGCCTGGGCGAGCCGGGCCGGCGGGGAGTCCTTGAGCAGGAACCCCGAGACGCGGGCGGCCATCGCCCGGCGCAGGGTGCCGGGCCTGCCGAGGCTGGTGAGGATCAGCGTGCGGCAGGCGGGCAGGCGTTCGCGCAGCTCGGCGGCCGCGGTCAGCCCGTCCATCCCGGGCAGGTCGATGTCGATGATCGCGACATCGGGGCGTGATTCGAGCGCGGAGGCCACGATGAGGTCACCGCGGTCCACGGAGGCCACCACCTGGAAGTCGGGTTCCAGTTCGAGTAATGCGATGAGTGCGCCGCGGACCATGTGGACGTCCTCGGCAAGAAGCAGCGACAGCATGGTTGTTCCCCCGTATACCCCTCGTGCCGGTCGACTCGCGCCGCTTCAGCCGGCTCGACGTTCCAGCGCCGCGACGGACGCTCTTCCTGCGCTCCCGTCGTACCCCTGTCCTCGTGGGCCGACGCTGTCCGGGGGGTCGGGGGCGACCGGTCTCATCGGCGCCCTCGCCGTCACCCGGAACCGGCCCTGCGGTTCGATGCCCGCGGTCAGCGTTCCGCCGATCGCGGTGAGCCTCGTGTCCAGGTTGCCCAGCCCGCTGCCCCGGTCCGCGGGGTCCGCGAGCCCGACGGCCACCACCCCGTCGTTCTCCATCACCAGTTCCACCGTCTCCCCGTCGACCGCCGCCCTGATGGTGCAGGACTGCACCTTGCTGTGCCTGAGGATGTTGGTGACGCCCTCGCGCAGGGCGGTCGCCAGCACGGTGTCCACCAGCGGGTGGAGCCGGCCGCAGTCGATGTCGACCTCCGCCTCCACGCCCGCCGAGGCCATCACGTCGACCACGGAGACGGCCTCCGCCGCCAGCGACATGTCGCGGTACCCGCGGGCGACCGCCCGTACGTCGACGAGGGCCTGGCGGGACACACCGAGCACGGAGACGACCTCTTCGCGTGCCCGCTCGGGGTTGTTGACGACGACCCGCTGGATCAGCTCGCACTTCAGCGAGATGGCCGAGAGGCTGTAGCCGAGCAGGTCGTGCAGGTCCCGGGCGAACCTCAGCCGTTCCTGGATGACGGCCATCCGCGCCATCTCCGCACGGGTCTCGTGCACTTCGTTGACCAGGTCGGTAAGCCGGGTGAGGCCGTACACCACCAGTCCGGTCAGCGCGGTGGAGATGCCCGAGTACGCGAGGTCCAGCACGTTGCCGCCCTGACCCACCGCCCACCACAGCACGACGCCCGAGATGGCGGCGAAGGAGGGCCAGGCGATCCTGGGCGGTGCGAGCAGCAGGACCGAGGCGCTCAGGGGTCCCGCCACGCTGCCCCACAGGACGTTCAGCCAGACCAGGGGTAAGAAGGTGAGGAATAACTGCACGCCCAGGGCGGCGCACTTGCGGCCGGTGGACCAGCGCCGGGCCTTGGGCGAGGTGAGGACCAGCTGGAGGCCGTAGAGGAGCATGACCGCCGTCGCGCAGACGAAGAGTTCGCGGCGCTGGTCGCGCAGTGCGTATTCGACGTTGAGCAGCGTGACGATTGCGTACCCGGACAGGACGGTGACCACGATGCCCTGCGCGAGGCGCGGGGCCAGGACGTCGGTGACGCGGCCGCGCTTGTCCGGATTCTTGGTTTCCGCTTGCTCGGTTCCCTGAGCTAGGTCGTTGTCCGCAGTCCGGAAACGGCCCGTCATATGCTCACTCCTCGGTAGGGAAAACGAGAGGGTCCGAGTCCGCACTATATGCCGAGCCCGCCGAAGATCGGAGAGGTAGCAGAGAGCTGATCTACAAGGGGATCCGGAAGGGCATCCGGAAGGGCATCCACGCGTACATCTACAAGGGCAGCGGAACCCCGTTGAGTTCACGGAATGCGGTGCGAGTATTCCGCTGGCCGAGACGCACCGGTACGTCGAAAAGGCGTCCCGGGGCGAACCTGGCGTAAAACGGCCGCAGTCCGGGCACGAGCGTCTTGACCACGGGTATGCCCACGTCGGGCCGGGTCTGGTCGAGGACCAGCAGCTCCATCCCGTGCGACTCGAGCAGGGTCCGCAGGTGCGTGACGTCGTCGAGGAGGTCCGCGTTGCGTCCGGCGTACCGCCAGGACGCGGGGGTCCGCCCGGTCTGCGCGGGGTCCGCGAAGAGCTGCGGCTGTCCGGGCAGGGCCGTACCGGAACCGCCGGGGGCCGGCAGCATCTGCACCATCTCGGTGACCGCCCTGCGCAGTGCGAGCCGCGGGTCGAGGTGGGCTCCGAACCCGTAGACGAACTCCTCCGCGGGGCCGCCGGTGCGCCGGGAGACGGCCGCCACGACCGGGATTCCGAGGTCGGTGGTGAGGTCGAGGGCCCAGACCTGGTGGCCGGCCCGGTCGAGCGCCGATCTGGTGGCCGCCAGCCAGGGCTCGTCGAAGGAGTCGAGGTCGAGGCCGGGCAGGCTCAGCCGGTTGTACCACCACAGCGCCACGGCGTCCCGCTCGACGAGTTCGAGCACGCCCTGGACCACCGCGTCCTCGAGACTGCCGCCCGCGGCGTTGCCGTTGGAGTCGGCCCACAGGCCGTCCCGGGAGGCGCCCGTGCCCGTGTCGAAGTACAGGGTGGAGGTGGGCAGCATCCGGTGGGCACCGGCGGTGAGCGACCACACGGGGGTCCACTCGGTCTCGGCGGCGGGGTCGAAGGGGCGGCTCACCCGGTGGAAGGGCGACTGCAGGGCGTTCCAGCGCGCCCGGTCGGCGTACTGCCGCTCGTCGAACAGCTGGTACGTGTTGGGGTGGACGGCCGCGGCGCCCAGCCCGGCCATCGACTCGCGGATCACCAGCTCGTCGCCCTGGCGGGCGGCGCTGTACCGTTCCGCCGCTTCGCACAGCGCGCTCGCCCGGGCCTCGGTGGCGGTCGCCCCCTTGCCTCCGCTGCGGGCCCGCAGGACCTGGTGGACCCCGGCCAGCGAGTGCCCGCGCAGGGCGAGGTTGTGGCCGGAGTCGTAGGCGTGCAGTCCGTCGGGCAGTCCCGGGACCGGGCGGACGTTCGTCACGATGCCGGTGACCGGGCTGATCAGATGGCGGTTCTCGATGAGGATGCCCTCGGCGCAGACGGCCCGGTCGTTGCTGCCGGTGCCCTCCGCCTTCGGCCGGGAGGCCAGGGCGAGGGGCCGCGCCGTCCGCCGGGCGACCAGCGAGGGGTCCCCGCAGTCGAGGCACTGCGGGCGGCGCAGCACGGTGTGGTGGGCGGTGCTCAGGTTGAGGCTGTCCAGGACGCACACCGACCGCTGCTCCGGGTAGCGCAGTCCCGCGAGCCACTTCGACAGTTCCAGTACGGCGCACTGCAGTCCGAGGGACCGTACGGCGGAGAGCGTCGGGGCGGGTCTCGGCGCCGGCCCGTCCAGGCCCAGGGCGCGCTGTACGGGGAGTTCCCCGGCGCGGTGCTCGGAGAGCCGGTGGGCCAGGCAGGACCAGCAGGGCCCGTCGGATCCGTCGGGTCCGTCGGTGGCCGGCGAGAAGAACGGGCCGGTCCAGGGGTCGGCTCCGAACGGCCTGGCCAGCAGCCAGGTCCGGCCCTGGCGGCGCAGCCGCCGGGAGACGGACCTCAGCCCGGGGTCCAGGTAGTCCGCGCACACCACCAGGGCCAGCGGGGCGTCGGCGTCCTCGTCCACGGCGTTGAGCCCGGAGGCCTCGCAGGCGGCGCGGACCTCGGCGGCGTTCACCCCGCCGACCGGGATCACGGCGACCGGGGCCGTGCGGACCTCGGCCGTCGCCTCGTACCCGTCGAGGCCCGCCCGGTCCCAGTAGGCCTGGGCCAGGGCGGTGTCCCCGCCGGCCGGCTCGGCGCCGGCCGGGTCGGCGCCGCCGTGCCGGTACCCGACCAGATTGGCCTGCGCGAGGCTCCGCAGCGCCCGGCCCACCTCGGCGACCGGCATGGTCGCCGAGGCGGCCCTGAGTAAGGCGTCCAGGGTGTGGCTGCCGTCGAGCAGCGGGACCAGGCTCTCTATGCCGGCGCCGCGCAGGACGGTCACGCCCTGGTCGGAGAGGACGAACGCGGCCTCGCCCGGGACCGCTTCGGCCCGCACGTGGCGCTTGAAGGCCACGAAGGGGCCCGTCCGGGGCTCCCGCGGGGGCGTCACGCCGCGACCTGGAGGTCGGCCTGGTCGGTCAGGTTGCCGCCGATGCAGGTGCCGCACCGCAGGCAGCTGGACATCGAACCGGTGACGGCGCTCAGGTCGTCGATGGAGAGGGTCGCGCCGGACGTCCAGTCCACTCCCTGGGCTTCGAGTCCGAACTCCAGCAGGACCCCGGCCGGGTCGGCGTCGAAGCGCTGTCCGAGCTTCGGTTCCAGAGCGGTACGGGCGGCGAGTTCCGCGAAACGGAAAAGTTCCTGGGCCACGTTCATGACTTCCCCCTGAGACCAACGGTGCTGCACTGGTGTCCTGTTGGGAGGAGAGTCTGGAGGGGGACCTCAC
Coding sequences within it:
- a CDS encoding DNA-binding response regulator is translated as MLSLLLAEDVHMVRGALIALLELEPDFQVVASVDRGDLIVASALESRPDVAIIDIDLPGMDGLTAAAELRERLPACRTLILTSLGRPGTLRRAMAARVSGFLLKDSPPARLAQAVRAVANGQRVIDPDLALSAWEALDNPISPRETQVLRLAARGADAGEIAEQLFLSEGTVRNYLTAIVDKLNARNRIDAIRIAEEAGWIP
- a CDS encoding TOMM precursor leader peptide-binding protein yields the protein MTPPREPRTGPFVAFKRHVRAEAVPGEAAFVLSDQGVTVLRGAGIESLVPLLDGSHTLDALLRAASATMPVAEVGRALRSLAQANLVGYRHGGADPAGAEPAGGDTALAQAYWDRAGLDGYEATAEVRTAPVAVIPVGGVNAAEVRAACEASGLNAVDEDADAPLALVVCADYLDPGLRSVSRRLRRQGRTWLLARPFGADPWTGPFFSPATDGPDGSDGPCWSCLAHRLSEHRAGELPVQRALGLDGPAPRPAPTLSAVRSLGLQCAVLELSKWLAGLRYPEQRSVCVLDSLNLSTAHHTVLRRPQCLDCGDPSLVARRTARPLALASRPKAEGTGSNDRAVCAEGILIENRHLISPVTGIVTNVRPVPGLPDGLHAYDSGHNLALRGHSLAGVHQVLRARSGGKGATATEARASALCEAAERYSAARQGDELVIRESMAGLGAAAVHPNTYQLFDERQYADRARWNALQSPFHRVSRPFDPAAETEWTPVWSLTAGAHRMLPTSTLYFDTGTGASRDGLWADSNGNAAGGSLEDAVVQGVLELVERDAVALWWYNRLSLPGLDLDSFDEPWLAATRSALDRAGHQVWALDLTTDLGIPVVAAVSRRTGGPAEEFVYGFGAHLDPRLALRRAVTEMVQMLPAPGGSGTALPGQPQLFADPAQTGRTPASWRYAGRNADLLDDVTHLRTLLESHGMELLVLDQTRPDVGIPVVKTLVPGLRPFYARFAPGRLFDVPVRLGQRNTRTAFRELNGVPLPL
- a CDS encoding IS481 family transposase, with the translated sequence MSHRNARLTVHGRRILVERVLAGRPVAHVAAEMGISRPTAHKWVRRWRTEGHAGLHDRSSRPRTTPHRTRPAVEARVCELRRSRKLGPARIGPILGLPASTVHRILTRHGLGRLAWLDRPTGEPIRRYERARPGELVHVDIKKLGNIPDGGGWRVVGRAAGDRNRQATTDQRRSSTPVIGYSYIHSAVDDHSRLAYSEVLANERKETATGFWQRANAFFAAHGITVERVLTDNGACYKSKLFTRTLTAAGIAHKRTRPYRPQTNGKVERFNRTLAEEWAYQRPYASNHERTEALTDFLHTYNHHRCHTALGGHPPISRVNNAAGQYT
- a CDS encoding YcaO-like family protein, whose amino-acid sequence is MKKVHFAGTHRVRHPEETWARLDELRDSFGITRVADVTGLDTLGVPVVAAVRPAARTRPLAYGRGATPLLARISAVMESVELWHAEYACPPAEVLRTPARELALPYDVRALPLPPGSLLSEHTPLDWVIAADLVTGAPVAAPRACVTAGEETGTEWRPPLLRTTAGGLAGGNSYEETVVHALYKVIEQDCAAAPAASPVPASFGPAGPDTTGPDTTGPVDPAGVDDPLCAEVLARLAAAGVRVTLTRRANRWALPCFSVGLWSKSFPVPVTAVGVHSDPGIALGRALTGAARDRLRALVGDGPATAARARATPPRAARTAGAPAGRLLDWREAAARTAEFAEYAEDTDEMRWLAGLVTAVTGHRPVAVDLSTETDVRVVKVVAAGLTGPAAGPGPVRLTGERR
- a CDS encoding sensor histidine kinase — protein: MTGRFRTADNDLAQGTEQAETKNPDKRGRVTDVLAPRLAQGIVVTVLSGYAIVTLLNVEYALRDQRRELFVCATAVMLLYGLQLVLTSPKARRWSTGRKCAALGVQLFLTFLPLVWLNVLWGSVAGPLSASVLLLAPPRIAWPSFAAISGVVLWWAVGQGGNVLDLAYSGISTALTGLVVYGLTRLTDLVNEVHETRAEMARMAVIQERLRFARDLHDLLGYSLSAISLKCELIQRVVVNNPERAREEVVSVLGVSRQALVDVRAVARGYRDMSLAAEAVSVVDVMASAGVEAEVDIDCGRLHPLVDTVLATALREGVTNILRHSKVQSCTIRAAVDGETVELVMENDGVVAVGLADPADRGSGLGNLDTRLTAIGGTLTAGIEPQGRFRVTARAPMRPVAPDPPDSVGPRGQGYDGSAGRASVAALERRAG